A single region of the Mannheimia bovis genome encodes:
- the nqrF gene encoding NADH:ubiquinone reductase (Na(+)-transporting) subunit F, with the protein MDSNFIFGIIAFTALVLVLAVIILFAKSKLVDSGDITISINNDPEKGITLPAGGKLLGALASKGIFVSSACGGGGSCGQCKVQVKSGGGEILPTELSHISKKEAKDGWRLACQVNVKSSMDVELPEEIFGVKKWQCTVISNDNKATFIKELKLAIPEGEEVPFRAGGYIQIEAEPHTVNYKDFDIPKEYHEDWDKFNLWRYVSKVDEHIIRAYSMASYPEEKGIIMLNVRIATPPPRNPDVPPGQMSSYIWSLKAGDKVTISGPFGEFFAKDTDAEMVFIGGGAGMAPMRSHIFDQLKRLKSKRKMTFWYGARSEREMFYTEDFDMLQAENENFKWYVALSDPLPGDREDYYRGFIHNVLYENYLKNHEAPEDCEYYMCGPPVMNAAVIGMLKSLGVEDENILLDDFGG; encoded by the coding sequence GTGGATAGTAATTTTATTTTCGGTATTATCGCATTTACGGCTCTGGTATTAGTGCTTGCGGTGATTATCCTTTTCGCTAAATCTAAATTAGTAGATTCAGGCGACATCACAATCTCAATTAACAACGACCCTGAAAAAGGTATTACCTTACCGGCTGGCGGAAAATTACTGGGTGCTTTAGCAAGCAAAGGGATTTTCGTATCGTCAGCTTGTGGTGGTGGTGGCTCTTGTGGTCAATGTAAAGTACAGGTGAAATCTGGTGGTGGTGAAATTCTGCCGACAGAGTTATCACACATCTCGAAGAAAGAAGCGAAAGATGGCTGGCGTTTAGCGTGCCAAGTGAACGTGAAATCTTCAATGGATGTTGAATTACCTGAAGAAATCTTCGGCGTGAAAAAATGGCAATGTACCGTTATTTCTAACGACAACAAAGCTACCTTCATCAAAGAGCTTAAATTGGCAATTCCTGAAGGCGAAGAAGTACCATTCCGTGCAGGTGGTTATATCCAAATTGAAGCAGAACCGCACACAGTTAATTATAAAGACTTCGATATTCCAAAAGAGTACCACGAAGACTGGGATAAATTTAACTTATGGCGTTATGTGTCAAAAGTGGACGAACATATTATCCGTGCTTACTCAATGGCTTCATACCCAGAAGAAAAAGGCATTATTATGCTGAACGTGCGTATCGCAACGCCACCACCACGTAACCCTGATGTTCCACCGGGTCAAATGTCTTCATACATTTGGTCTCTGAAAGCGGGCGATAAAGTAACGATCTCTGGTCCATTCGGCGAATTCTTTGCGAAAGATACCGATGCAGAAATGGTATTTATCGGTGGTGGTGCAGGTATGGCACCAATGCGTTCACACATTTTCGACCAATTAAAACGTCTGAAATCAAAACGCAAAATGACCTTCTGGTATGGTGCACGTTCAGAGCGTGAAATGTTCTATACGGAAGACTTCGATATGCTACAAGCAGAAAACGAAAACTTCAAATGGTATGTGGCACTTTCTGATCCATTACCTGGCGACCGTGAAGACTACTATCGTGGCTTCATTCATAACGTGCTTTATGAAAACTACCTCAAAAATCACGAAGCACCTGAAGACTGCGAATACTATATGTGTGGTCCTCCGGTGATGAATGCAGCCGTAATTGGTATGCTGAAGAGCTTAGGTGTTGAAGACGAAAACATCTTATTAGATGATTTCGGTGGTTAA
- the nqrE gene encoding NADH:ubiquinone reductase (Na(+)-transporting) subunit E, translating to MEHYLSLFVKAVFVENMALSFFLGMCTFLAVSKKVSTAFGLGIAVIVVLGISVPANQLVYEHVLKDGALVEGVDLTFLNFITFIGVIAGIVQILEMVLDKYFPALYSALGIFLPLITVNCAIFGGVSFMVQREYNFTESIVYGIGAGTGWMLAIVALAGLTEKMKYSDVPAGLRGLGITFITAGLMALGFMSFSGIQL from the coding sequence ATGGAACATTATTTAAGTCTATTTGTTAAAGCTGTATTTGTTGAAAATATGGCACTTTCTTTCTTCCTTGGTATGTGTACATTCCTTGCGGTGTCTAAGAAAGTTTCAACAGCATTCGGTTTAGGGATTGCGGTAATTGTTGTACTTGGCATTTCTGTACCGGCTAACCAATTAGTGTACGAACACGTTTTAAAAGACGGTGCACTAGTTGAAGGTGTAGATTTAACCTTCTTAAACTTCATTACCTTCATTGGTGTTATTGCTGGTATCGTACAAATCCTAGAGATGGTATTAGATAAATACTTCCCTGCTTTATATAGTGCATTAGGTATTTTCTTACCGTTAATTACCGTAAACTGTGCGATCTTCGGTGGTGTATCATTTATGGTGCAACGTGAATACAACTTCACAGAATCTATCGTATATGGTATTGGTGCAGGTACAGGCTGGATGTTAGCAATCGTTGCCCTTGCAGGCTTAACCGAGAAAATGAAATATTCTGATGTTCCGGCAGGCTTACGTGGTTTAGGTATTACCTTTATCACAGCAGGCTTAATGGCGTTAGGCTTTATGTCATTCTCAGGCATTCAATTATAA
- a CDS encoding NADH:ubiquinone reductase (Na(+)-transporting) subunit D has translation MADNNLKKLLLSPVVDNNPIALQILGVCSALAVTTQLKTAIVMAIAVSLVTGFSSAAISAIRNYIPNSIRIIVQMAIIASLVILVDQILRAYAYDLSKQLSVFVGLIITNCIVMGRAEAFAMKSGPVESFVDGIGNGLGYGAVLVIVAFLRELIGSGKLFGITIFETVQNDGWYQANGLFLLAPSAFFIIGFLIWGLRTWKPSQVEK, from the coding sequence ATGGCAGACAACAATCTTAAAAAACTATTGTTATCGCCAGTTGTCGATAACAACCCTATCGCATTACAAATTTTAGGTGTCTGTTCTGCACTGGCAGTAACTACTCAGCTAAAAACAGCGATAGTGATGGCAATTGCAGTAAGTTTAGTAACTGGCTTTTCAAGTGCTGCTATTTCTGCTATTCGTAACTATATTCCGAATAGTATTCGTATTATTGTACAAATGGCAATTATTGCATCACTTGTAATTTTGGTTGACCAAATTTTACGTGCCTATGCTTACGATCTTTCAAAACAATTATCGGTATTCGTTGGTTTGATTATTACCAACTGTATCGTAATGGGTCGTGCAGAAGCATTTGCGATGAAGTCAGGTCCCGTTGAGAGTTTTGTTGATGGTATCGGTAATGGTTTAGGCTATGGTGCAGTACTTGTTATTGTTGCATTTTTACGTGAGTTAATTGGTTCAGGTAAACTTTTTGGCATCACTATATTTGAAACTGTGCAAAATGACGGTTGGTATCAAGCAAACGGTTTATTCTTATTAGCACCAAGTGCATTCTTCATTATCGGTTTCTTGATTTGGGGATTGAGAACTTGGAAACCGTCACAGGTGGAGAAATAA
- a CDS encoding Na(+)-translocating NADH-quinone reductase subunit C has protein sequence MAKFNKDSVGGTLTVVVLLSLICSLVVAGAAVLLKPTQDIQKQLDKQKNILQAAGLLQEKTNVQETYAKFIEPKVVDLATGDYVDVANFDARAAAKDPATSVAIDPADDKANIKVRAKYAEVYLVKDEAGKTTQVVLPMHGNGLWSIMYGFVAVQPDANTVNGITYYEQGETAGLGGEIANPNWQKNFVGKKLFNEQNEVALRVGKGASADKDHGVDGLSGATLTSNGVDGSFKYWFGQNGFGPYLAKFKAAMGAN, from the coding sequence ATGGCTAAATTTAATAAAGATAGCGTTGGTGGCACACTAACCGTTGTTGTTCTATTAAGTTTAATCTGTTCTCTTGTCGTGGCGGGTGCTGCGGTGTTGTTAAAACCAACACAAGATATTCAGAAACAACTTGATAAACAGAAAAACATCTTACAAGCGGCTGGTTTATTGCAAGAAAAAACAAACGTGCAAGAAACCTATGCGAAATTCATCGAACCAAAAGTGGTTGATTTAGCAACAGGCGATTATGTTGATGTAGCAAACTTTGATGCACGTGCAGCAGCAAAAGATCCGGCAACCAGTGTTGCAATTGATCCGGCTGATGATAAAGCAAACATCAAAGTGCGTGCAAAATATGCTGAAGTTTACTTAGTAAAAGATGAAGCAGGTAAAACAACGCAAGTAGTATTACCAATGCACGGTAATGGTTTGTGGTCAATTATGTACGGTTTTGTAGCGGTTCAACCTGATGCAAACACAGTAAACGGTATCACTTACTATGAACAAGGTGAAACAGCCGGTCTTGGTGGTGAAATCGCAAATCCTAACTGGCAGAAGAACTTTGTAGGCAAGAAATTATTTAATGAGCAAAACGAGGTTGCTTTACGAGTAGGTAAAGGGGCTTCAGCAGATAAAGATCACGGTGTTGATGGTTTATCTGGTGCGACATTAACATCAAACGGTGTTGATGGCTCATTCAAATACTGGTTCGGTCAAAACGGATTTGGTCCATATTTAGCAAAATTTAAAGCAGCAATGGGAGCTAACTAA
- a CDS encoding NADH:ubiquinone reductase (Na(+)-transporting) subunit B — protein MGLKNLFEKMEPAFHKGGKYEKYYTLFEAAYTIFYTPGTVTRKDAHVRDAIDSKRMMLIVWLALFPAMFYGMYNVGNQGILAALQMGTLTDLIANNWHYSLADSLGSVTDAGWGTKMLLGATYFLPIYLTVFAVGGFWEVVFAMVRKHEINEGFFVTSILLALIVPPTLPLWQAALATTFGVVVAKEVFGGVGKNFMNPALAGRAFLFFAYPGQISGDAVWVAADGFSGATALSQWAVGGEAALKHVATGETITWMDAFLGNIPGSIGETSTLMLIIGAAIIVFARIASWRIIAGVMIGMAATATLFNVIGSETNPLFSMPWHWHLVLGGFALGMFFMATDPVSAAFTNKGKWAYGILIGFMCVLIRVVNPAYPEGMMLAILFANLFAPIFDYLVVQGNIKRRLARVANNG, from the coding sequence ATGGGTTTGAAAAATCTTTTTGAAAAAATGGAACCCGCTTTCCATAAAGGTGGAAAGTATGAAAAGTATTATACGCTATTTGAAGCGGCATATACTATTTTCTATACGCCGGGTACAGTAACTCGCAAAGATGCCCACGTGCGTGATGCGATTGACTCTAAACGTATGATGTTAATTGTATGGTTAGCATTATTCCCGGCAATGTTCTACGGTATGTACAACGTGGGTAACCAAGGTATTCTTGCTGCTCTTCAAATGGGAACATTAACCGATTTAATTGCAAACAACTGGCATTATAGCCTTGCTGATAGCTTAGGTTCTGTAACCGACGCAGGTTGGGGAACTAAAATGCTATTAGGTGCGACTTATTTCCTACCAATCTACTTGACCGTATTTGCAGTGGGTGGTTTCTGGGAAGTTGTGTTTGCAATGGTGCGTAAGCACGAGATCAACGAAGGTTTCTTCGTAACCTCTATCTTACTTGCACTTATTGTTCCTCCAACATTACCGCTTTGGCAAGCTGCGTTAGCAACCACCTTCGGTGTTGTTGTGGCAAAAGAAGTATTCGGTGGTGTCGGTAAAAACTTTATGAACCCTGCATTAGCGGGTCGTGCATTCCTATTCTTCGCATACCCGGGTCAAATTTCCGGTGATGCAGTATGGGTAGCAGCAGACGGTTTCTCAGGTGCAACAGCTCTTTCTCAATGGGCTGTAGGCGGTGAAGCAGCATTAAAACACGTCGCAACAGGTGAAACAATCACTTGGATGGATGCGTTCTTAGGTAATATCCCGGGCTCTATCGGTGAAACCTCAACCTTAATGTTAATCATCGGTGCGGCAATCATTGTATTTGCCCGTATTGCATCTTGGAGAATCATTGCGGGTGTAATGATTGGTATGGCTGCAACTGCAACATTATTTAATGTTATCGGTTCAGAGACAAACCCATTATTCTCAATGCCTTGGCACTGGCACTTAGTTTTAGGTGGTTTTGCATTAGGTATGTTCTTTATGGCAACAGATCCTGTTTCTGCAGCATTTACCAACAAAGGTAAATGGGCTTACGGTATCTTAATTGGCTTTATGTGCGTTTTAATCCGTGTAGTCAATCCGGCATATCCTGAAGGTATGATGTTAGCGATCTTATTTGCTAACTTATTTGCACCGATCTTCGACTACTTAGTGGTTCAAGGTAATATCAAACGCAGATTAGCGAGGGTAGCAAACAATGGCTAA